In Corvus moneduloides isolate bCorMon1 chromosome 3, bCorMon1.pri, whole genome shotgun sequence, one DNA window encodes the following:
- the ITSN2 gene encoding intersectin-2 isoform X5, with protein sequence MMAQFPAAVNGGPNIWAITSEERAKHDKQFDSLKPTGGYITGDQARTFFLQSGLPSSILAEIWTLSDLNKDGKMDQLEFSIAMKLIKLKLQGQHLPSVLPPVMKQTPVFSPLMSARFGMGSMPNLSMPTSVSAITPLAPMSLTSMSSIPPLVISAPLVPSVSTSSLPNGTSSLLQPLSVPFSSTLPHTGSLGPMAGGFGASSMQKAQSLIDLGSSSSNSSSSASLAGNSPKITSSDWAVPQASRLKYRQKFNSLDKSMSGYLSGFQARNALLQSNLSQTQLATIWSLADIDGDGQLKADEFVLAMHLTDMAKAGQPLPLTLPLELVPPSFRSGKYAENINGTLPSYQPVQEEEPQKKQPVTFEDKRKANYERGNMELEKRRQVLLEQQQREAERKAQKEREEQERRERERQEQERKRQLEMERQLERQRELERQREEERRKEIERREAAKQELERQRRLEWERIRRQELLNQRNREQEEIVKLTSKKKSLNLELEALTDKHQQISGRLQDIRSKKQMRKTELEALDRKYDQGIMEVKQLQQQLEDYQNKLIYLVPEKQLLSERIKNAQLDNTQITGVNSVHKTSQEKEELCQRLKEQLDALEKETASKLAEMDEFNSQLKCENMDDSVLQCLLSLLSCLNNLFLLLKDLRERYSTQQLALEQLHRIKQDKIREVQKRRAELAQKKRLEDEAARKAKREKENRWQENIRREEEEKKKRLEEERMQEKVQEKLKAEEAAAMMRERENKQQLLAEEEKNRQAMILREVEQQRQRQLEEDKRKQEQIAKEAEERRKQNEEIKKIKEATNSQAVEKHTSKININEKFADLLKPTEGKSLKPPWKNEGNAVGAAESRNSIALVNYRALYPFEARNHDEMSFNTGDVIQVDEKTVGEPGWLYGSFQGHFGWFPCNYVEKIPEGEKALSPKKALLPPTVSLSTTSAASEPLSPSKSAEESDYQNIPFSSLNVNTAWQQKSAFTRTVSPGSVSPIHGQGQPIDNLKAQALCSWTAKKDNHLNFSKNDIITVLEQQENWWFGEVHGGRGWFPKSYVKLLPGSETKKEEPEAIYAAVNKRPNTQSYTAGEEYVALYSYSSSEPGDLTFTEGEEILVTQKEGEWWTGSIDNRTGIFPSNYVRPKDPDASSYAGKTGTINKKPEIAQVTTAYTASGTEQLSLAPGQLILILKKNASGWWQGELQARGKKRQKGWFPASHVKLLGPSSERTTSAAPSVCQVIAMYDYTANNEDELSFSKGQLINVLNKDDADWWQGEINGVTGLFPSNYVKMTTDSDPSQQ encoded by the exons GTGATCAAGCACGTACCTTTTTTTTGCAATCAGGTCTACCATCTTCAATCCTTGCTGAAATATG gaCACTCTCGGACCTGAACAAGGATGGAAAAATGGATCAACTGGAGTTCTCTATAGCCATGAAACTCATCAAGCTGAAATTGCAAGGACAGCACTTGCCTTCAGTTCTCCCTCCTGTCATGAAACAAACTCCAGTATTTTCACCACTAATGTCAGCTCGCTTTG GAATGGGTAGTATGCCAAATCTGTCCATGCCAACGTCTGTGTCTGCGATCACACCATTAGCTCCCATGTCTCTGACCTCCATGAGTTCCATTCCTCCTTTGGTTATCTCTGCTCCCCTGGTGCCTTCTGTCAGTACCTCCTCGTTGCCAAATGGAACATCCAGCCTTCTTCAGCCTTTGTCCGTACCTTTCTCCTCAA CGCTGCCTCATACTGGTTCTTTAGGCCCCATGGCAGGAGGATTTGGTGCTTCCAGTATGCAGAAGGCACAGTCACTAATTGATTTGGGATCTAGCAG TTCAAATTCTTCCTCTAGTGCATCACTAGCTGGGAATTCACCAAAGATTACGTCCTCAGACTGGGCAGTTCCTCAGGCCTCCAGATTAAAATACAGACAGAAATTTAACAGTCTTGATAAAAGTATGAGTGGATATTTATCAG GATTTCAAGCAAGGAATGCCCTTCTGCAATCAAATCTTTCACAGACTCAGCTGGCTACTATTTG GTCCCTGGCTGATATAGATGGAGATGGGCAGCTGAAGGCTGATGAGTTTGTGTTGGCCATGCACCTCACAGACATGGCCAAAGCTGGGCAGCCACTGCCCCTGACTCTGCCCCTCGAGCTGGTGCCACCTTCTTTCAG gagtggaaaatatgctgaaaatataaatggaaCTCTGCCATCTTACCAACCTGTGCAAGAGGAGgagccacagaaaaaacagCCAG TGACATTTGAGGACAAAAGGAAAGCCAACTATGAGAGGGGAAATATGGAGCTGGAAAAACGCCGACaggtcctgctggagcagcagcagagagaggctgaAAGGAAGGCTCAGAAAGAACGGGAAGAACAGGAGCGAAGAGAGAGGGAACGCCAGGAGCAGGAACGGAAGAGGCAACTGGAAATGGAAAGGCAGCTGGAGAGACAACGAGAGCTGGAGAgacaaagggaagaagaaaggaggaaagaaatagaaaggcgggag GCAGCTAAGCAGGAGCTTGAGCGCCAGCGACGACTGGAATGGGAGAGAATCCGTCGCCAAGAGCTTCTTAATCAGCGTAACAGGGAACAAGAAGAAATTGTCAAGCTGACCTCTAAAAAGAAGAGCCTTAATCTTGAATTAGAAGCCCTG ACTGACAAACATCAGCAGATCTCAGGCAGGTTGCAGGATATTCGTAGCAAAAAGCAAATGCGAAAAACTGAGCTGGAGGCTTTGGATAGGAAATATGACCAAGGAATCATGGAAGTCAAGCAACTACAGCAACAGCTTGAG GATTATCAGAATAAACTGATTTATTTAGTTCCTGAAAAGCAGTTGTTAAGTGAAAGGATAAAAAATGCTCAACTTGACAACACTCAGA TTACAGGAGTCAATTCAGTGCACAAGACATcccaagaaaaggaagaattatgCCAAAGACTTAAGGAACAGCTAGATGCCCTTGAGAAGGAAACTGCTTCTAAACTTGCTGAAATGGATGAATTTAACAGTCAGCTTAAG TGTGAGAATATGGATGATTCTGTTCTTCAGTGCCTTTTGTCTCTGCTAAGCTGTCTCAACAACCTCTTCCTCTTACTTAAG GACCTGAGGGAACGTTACAGCACACAGCAATTAgccttggagcagctccacagGATCAAACAGGACAAAATAAGAGAGGTACAAAAAAGAAGAGCTGAACTTGCACAGAAGAAGCGACTGGAAGATGAGGCTGCAAG gaaagcaaaacGGGAGAAGGAGAACCGATGGCAGGAAAATATCcgaagggaagaggaagagaaaaagaagcgACTGGAGGAAGAACGAATGCAGGAAAAAGTTCaagaaaagctgaaagctgaagaagcagctgccatgatgagagaaagggaaaacaaacaacagcttcttgcagaggaggagaaaaatagaCAAGCTATGATCTTGAGGGAGGTGGAACAACAAAGGCAGAGGCAACTGGAAGAAgataaaagaaagcaagaacaaaTAGCAAAGGAAGCTGAGGAGAGGCGCAAGCAGAATGAGGagataaaaaagataaaagaagcaACCAACTCTCAAGCGGTGGAGAAACACACttctaaaataaacattaatgaAAAGTTTGCAGATCTGTTGAAACCAACAGAGGGCAAAAGTCTTAAGCCACCCTGGAAAAATGAAG GCAATGCAGTTGGTGCTGCAGAGTCGAGGAATTCCATTGCCTTGGTAAATTACAGAGCTTTGTATCCATTTGAGGCAAGGAACCAcgatgagatgagctttaataCTGGAGATGTAATTCAG GTTGATGAAAAAACTGTGGGAGAGCCTGGTTGGCTTTATGGGAGTTTTCAAGGACATTTTGGTTGGTTTCCGTGCAATTATGTAGAAAAAATaccagaaggagaaaaagcttTATCTCCCAAGAAAGCCTTACTTCCTCCTACAGTATCTTTATCTACTACCTCAGCTGCTTCAGA ACCACTTTCACCAAGTAAATCTGCAGAAGAATCTGATTACCAAAACAtccccttttccagcctgaatgttaacacagcctggcagcagaAATCAGCTTTTACTCGCACTGTGTCCCCTGGATCTGTTTCACCCATTCATGGACAG GGGCAGCCTATAGATAACCTAAAAGCACAAGCACTTTGCTCTTGGACTGCAAAAAAAGATAACCACTTGAATTTTTCAAAGAATGACATCATCActgtcctggagcagcaggagaactGGTGGTTCGGAGAGGTACATGGAGGAAGGGGTTGGTTTCCAAAGTCCTATGTCAAGCTCTTACCTGGGAGTGAAACCAAGAAAGAGGA aCCAGAAGCTATTTATGCAGCTGTAAACAAAAGGCCTAATACCCAGAGTTACACAGCAGGAGAGG AGTACGTTGCACTCTATTCATACTCAAGCTCTGAGCCCGGTGACTTGACGTTCACAGAAGGTGAGGAGATCCTGGTGACCCAGAAGGAAGGGGAATGGTGGACTGGGAGCATTGATAACAGAACTGGAATTTTCCCCTCCAACTACGTCAGACCAAAAGATCCAGAT GCTTCTAGCTATGCTGGCAAAACTGGAACAATAAATAAGAAACCCG aaattgCTCAGGTTACTACTGCCTACACTGCATCAGGAACTGAACAGCTCAGTCTCGCTCCAGGACAGCTGATActtattctgaagaaaaatgccaGTGGATGGTGGCAAGGAGAATTGCAG gcaagagggaaaaagagacagaagggATGGTTCCCTGCCAGCCATGTGAAGCTTCTGGGTCCGAGCAGTGAAAGAACCACATCAGCTGCTCCctcag tgtGTCAAGTGATAGCCATGTATGATTACACGGCGAACAACGAGGACGAGCTCAGTTTCTCCAAGGGGCAGCTGATTAATGTGCTGAACAAAGATGATGCTGACTGGTGGCAAGGAGAAATCAATGGTGTGACAGGTCTCTTCCCCTCAAACTATGTGAAGATGACCACAGATTCTGATCCAAGTCAGCAGT ga